DNA from Amorphoplanes friuliensis DSM 7358:
TCTTCCCATGGCGTGGCCCGCGATGACCCGCCAGGACGGCCGGATCTTCGTCGGGCTGCAGCGGCACGTCCAGTCGGGCGACGTCTCCCGCGACATCGCCGTGGCCATCCTCTGCGCGCTCAAGACGGACCCGGGTGACACCGTGGCCGTCCCCGCGCTCCCCGGTGAGGGGCCGCGCCTCCAGGACATCCTCGTGGACGCCCCGCTGGACATCTCGATGCACGACGGCTTCGAATACTGGCTCGACGCCGAGCAGGCCGAGGACGCCAACGTGAAGGCGTCCCTCGAGCGCGCCAACGCGTCGATCTACCCGACGGCACGCCTCGGCATCCCGGCGGCGTACTGGTGCCGTGTGGCGCCGGACAAGTCGCACGTCCGCTGGGTGCTGCCGCAGGAGGAGGACCCGGCGCTGGACGCCCTGGCCCGCCTCTCGGCGAGCGGCGACCTGCTGCTAGGTGAAAACACGAAGTTCGCCGGCATGTTCCGCGCCCACGGCCTGCTCGTGCCGGTCTGGGACATCCCGGGTGAGCCGGAAGCGGTCGACTTCGAGGCGCCGCTGGCCGACTTCGCCAAGCGTTACACCGACATCCTGGCCGAGACCGGCCCGCTCGACGCCGCAGCCCGCCGCGCCAAGCAGGGCCTCGTAGGACGCCAGCTCACGTTGCGGTAATGGAGGACCTTTTCGGCGGCGACGCGCTCGACCTTGATGTGTGGGTGCCTCACTACCTTCCGCATTGGAGTTCGCGCGCGTCGTCGGCGGCGACGTACGAGGTCTCCGGGGGCGAGCTGCGGCTGAGCATCCCGCCGGAGCAGGGGCTGTGGTGCGAGGACCGGCACGACGGGCCGCTGCGGGTGTCGGGCGTCCAGAGCGCGAGTTTCTCGGGTCCGGTGGGCAGCCCTGTGGGTGGCCAGCCGTTCAAGGACGGGTTGCTGGTCACGAGCGAGGAGCCCGAATTCTGGGGCTACACACCGCTCTACGGCCACGTCGAGGTCCGCGCCCGTGGGGTGATCAGCCCGCGGTCGATGGTGGCGTTCTGGCTGTCGGGGATCGAGGACAAGCCGCAGCACTCCGGTGAGATCTGCGTGATGGAGGTCTTCGGCGACGCGGTCCGGCCGGACTCCACCGACGTCGGCATCGGACTGCACAAGTTCCGCGACCCGGGCCTCACGGAGGACTGGTCCGCGCAGCCGCTGGACCTCGACGTCAGCGACTTCCACACGTACGCCGTGGACTGGGCTCCCGGCTCCCTGGTGTTCACCGTGGACGGTGAGCGGGTCAAGCGAATCGGCCAGTCACCGAACTATCCGGTCCAGCTGATGCTCGCCGTCTTCGACTTCCCCGACAAAGCCACCCCGGACGACAACGACGTCCCGGAGCTGATCGTGTCCCATGTGCTCGGTCGGCCTTTGAAGTGAAGGGTGACCGCTCACGCACCTGGCAGGGTGCGGGTGGCCGTTCATGAGCCGCCAGGCGATTGGCCGCCCGCGCCCGGTCTCGGCGGGAGCGACGATCAGGGCCAGGCAACCAGGCACGACATGATGGTCTTCTAGAGGGGTGCGCGTTCGATCGGGCAGCTCATGCATCTCGGGCCGCCGCGGCCGGAGCCGAGTTCCGAGCCGCTGATCGCGATGACCTCGATGCCGGCGCGTTCGAGCTGGGCGTTGGTCTCGACGTTGCGTTCGTAGGCCACGCAGAGCCGGGGAGCGATCGCCAGGGTGTTGTTGCCGTCGTCCCACTGCTCGCGTTCGGCGGTGACCGGGTCGAGGCCGGTGTCGATGATCCGGAGCCGGTCGATGCCCATCGCCTCCGCCGCGGCGTCCAGGAACGGCCGGGAGGGGGCCACCACGGGTTCGCCGTCGAAGCCGGCGGTCACCGGGTAGGCCCGCAGGGTGTCCGCGATGTTGGGGTACATGACCACCGCGTCGACGTCCACCATGGTGCAGACCGTGTCGAGGTGCATCGTCGCGCGTTCCTGCGCGATCGGCACGGCCAGGATCGTGTGGGCCAGGCCGGCGGCGAAGACGCGGCGGGCCAGGCGCTCGGCACCGGCCGGGGTGGTGCGTTCGCCGACGCCGATCGCCAGGACGTTCGGGGCGAGCAGCAGGACGTCGCCGCCCTCGACGTGCTCGAGACCGGGCTCGTAGAGCAGCGGCGTGCCCGCGAAGCGCGGGTGGTGGGTGTAGATGGCCCGGGTCAGCGTGGTCTCGCGGTTGCGGGCCGGCATCGCCAGGCTGGTCACGGCCACGTGGTTGCGCACCCAGACCGACGAGTCGCGGGTGAAGAGCAGGTTGGGCAGCGGGTCGATGACGAAGTCGTGCGGGTCCATGAGCTGGTAGACCAGGCCGCCCGGACGGCCCGGACCCGGTTTGACCTCTTCGTGGGCCAGCCCGGCCATGAGGACGTGGGCCAGCTCGCGCGGGCCGAGGTCGGTCAGGTGGGCTGCGACGCGGTCCCGCAGGGTCTCGCCGAGCCGCACGTCGACCAGGACGCTGTCGGTCAGCGTGGCTCGCGCCTCCGGGACGGCGAGCGTCTCCTCGAGGAGTTCACCCAGGTAGAGAACCTCGACACCGCGGTCGCGCAGGGCTGCCGCGAAGCGGTCGTGCTCCTCCTGGGCGCGACCCACCCAGGGGATGCCGTCGAACAGGAGGGAGTCGTTGTTGCGCGGGGTCAGCCTTGCAAGCTCGGCGCCAGGCCGGTGCAACATGACCGTGGCTAGCCGGCTCACTTCGCTGTCGACGTAGTGGGCCACGGGACGAGCCTAGGGTGATCGCCCGTCGGCCGCACGGGCCGTGACCTTGTGCACACAGTTTTGAGACACTGCTGCGCGAGCAAGGTAGGTGAGGCTAACTTGGCGGGGACGTTTCGGATTTCTGGGGAGCCCTAGGTCGCGTGATGCACCATACGGAAAAAGAACTTGTGCGTGAATGCGGCATTCATCCCCACTCATTCCGCTTTCTTTCCGGTCCGATGACTTGCCTGAGTACCGGGTCCAACACTTACCGTAGTGGAAAGAGAGCCCGATGGACCTTTTGCCGGAGGTCGCAGTGACTGTCTTCCCCGCACGTCCCGCCCTGCCCGTTCCGTCCCGCAACTATCCCCCCGCCATCGACACTCGACGCACCGCACCGCCCGCGGCGCTCGAGCCTCGTCAAAATCCCGTCGAGTGGGCCCGTCGTCGTCGCGCCGAGCGTGACGCGCGGAGGCTCGAGGCAGCAGGCGCCCGTGCGCTGACCCGCCTCGACCGTCTCGGACCCGCCTGGCACATCGTCGACTGGCCCCGCACCGACTCGCAGGGCTACGAACACGACCCCAGC
Protein-coding regions in this window:
- a CDS encoding DUF5926 family protein, which encodes MSKRRNSRSAANAAPKRQKVRDIFVARPFEGLADEPEWIALRELVPAASAPLTLKPEIIEEYGDRPVTLSTVLPMAWPAMTRQDGRIFVGLQRHVQSGDVSRDIAVAILCALKTDPGDTVAVPALPGEGPRLQDILVDAPLDISMHDGFEYWLDAEQAEDANVKASLERANASIYPTARLGIPAAYWCRVAPDKSHVRWVLPQEEDPALDALARLSASGDLLLGENTKFAGMFRAHGLLVPVWDIPGEPEAVDFEAPLADFAKRYTDILAETGPLDAAARRAKQGLVGRQLTLR
- a CDS encoding glycoside hydrolase family 16 protein; translation: MEDLFGGDALDLDVWVPHYLPHWSSRASSAATYEVSGGELRLSIPPEQGLWCEDRHDGPLRVSGVQSASFSGPVGSPVGGQPFKDGLLVTSEEPEFWGYTPLYGHVEVRARGVISPRSMVAFWLSGIEDKPQHSGEICVMEVFGDAVRPDSTDVGIGLHKFRDPGLTEDWSAQPLDLDVSDFHTYAVDWAPGSLVFTVDGERVKRIGQSPNYPVQLMLAVFDFPDKATPDDNDVPELIVSHVLGRPLK
- a CDS encoding arginine deiminase yields the protein MAHYVDSEVSRLATVMLHRPGAELARLTPRNNDSLLFDGIPWVGRAQEEHDRFAAALRDRGVEVLYLGELLEETLAVPEARATLTDSVLVDVRLGETLRDRVAAHLTDLGPRELAHVLMAGLAHEEVKPGPGRPGGLVYQLMDPHDFVIDPLPNLLFTRDSSVWVRNHVAVTSLAMPARNRETTLTRAIYTHHPRFAGTPLLYEPGLEHVEGGDVLLLAPNVLAIGVGERTTPAGAERLARRVFAAGLAHTILAVPIAQERATMHLDTVCTMVDVDAVVMYPNIADTLRAYPVTAGFDGEPVVAPSRPFLDAAAEAMGIDRLRIIDTGLDPVTAEREQWDDGNNTLAIAPRLCVAYERNVETNAQLERAGIEVIAISGSELGSGRGGPRCMSCPIERAPL